Proteins from a genomic interval of Sphingobacterium lactis:
- a CDS encoding ABC transporter permease yields MLSLAWKFIRFDRAKSFGIITAIVISIFLIGQQLSLLFFLMGLMGNLVNNADIQDNDIWIIESQSNNVNAINSIDQRNVQEIGSLDFVEKAIPVILAPAQATFMNGKTAAVTIVGAPAPEFRMGPSSAKIDSGRIENLMQPYSLSAEYFNARTWETELFLNKPIEINGKAAKVGLITRNAQAFGASFMYASLENARILGNFPRDQVSLLVCRLKPGMDKQEFIRMVGKNFPHLRAWDPKKLKNSTVKEILISSNMGMSFGTLVIFAMISGFFIIGLTLYSSALDRIKDYGTLKAIGAKKGYVNKLIVAQAFLYAAIGYIIAMVLIIGFKFGVANSGLNIELNIPFLLFLLVLTMVISIGGSLFAVRKISKLEPASVF; encoded by the coding sequence ATGTTAAGCCTTGCGTGGAAATTTATTCGATTTGACCGAGCAAAAAGCTTCGGTATCATCACAGCGATAGTCATTTCGATCTTCCTGATTGGTCAACAATTGAGTTTACTTTTCTTTCTTATGGGCTTAATGGGCAATTTGGTTAACAATGCGGATATCCAGGATAACGACATTTGGATCATCGAATCGCAGAGCAATAATGTAAACGCAATCAACAGTATCGATCAGCGCAATGTACAGGAAATTGGCAGCTTGGATTTTGTAGAAAAAGCCATCCCGGTTATTCTTGCACCAGCTCAGGCTACTTTTATGAATGGTAAGACAGCTGCCGTTACGATTGTTGGAGCTCCAGCTCCAGAATTTCGAATGGGCCCCTCCTCTGCTAAAATCGACAGTGGCCGGATTGAAAATTTAATGCAGCCTTATTCATTATCTGCAGAATATTTCAATGCACGTACATGGGAAACCGAACTTTTCCTGAACAAACCTATAGAGATCAATGGCAAAGCCGCTAAAGTAGGCTTGATTACCCGCAATGCACAGGCTTTTGGCGCAAGCTTTATGTACGCAAGCTTGGAAAACGCCCGAATTTTAGGAAATTTCCCCAGAGATCAGGTCAGTTTATTGGTTTGCCGGTTAAAACCGGGAATGGATAAGCAGGAATTTATCAGGATGGTTGGGAAAAACTTTCCCCATCTTAGAGCTTGGGATCCCAAAAAACTGAAAAACTCAACAGTGAAAGAAATCCTGATATCATCCAATATGGGAATGAGTTTTGGCACATTGGTCATCTTCGCCATGATTTCTGGATTTTTCATTATCGGTTTGACGCTGTATTCTTCCGCATTGGATCGAATTAAGGATTATGGAACACTAAAGGCCATCGGTGCCAAAAAAGGATATGTAAATAAACTAATCGTGGCTCAAGCATTTCTATACGCCGCCATAGGGTATATTATCGCCATGGTACTTATTATAGGTTTTAAATTTGGCGTTGCCAATAGTGGACTCAACATCGAACTGAATATTCCTTTCCTCCTTTTTCTATTGGTATTAACAATGGTCATCTCCATTGGTGGATCTTTGTTTGCCGTACGTAAAATCAGTAAACTCGAACCTGCATCGGTATTTTAA
- a CDS encoding pirin family protein has protein sequence MKIKNISKIEGRLPIRDPYIMGAYHFDQYPEGNGKLGPNASLEGRELGQDFDRSNNWRMYHGETIPGFPHHPHRGFEIVTIIPEGYADHFDSKGSKGRYGQGDVQLMSAGSGVLHAEMFPLVHDDKPNPLRLFQIWLNLPGKNKLTPPNYKMLWHEEIPTGVFEQENGKVIIKAILGTYEGIQAQEPLEHSWAKDPQNHVGIALIDMEAHTTFTLPAVSDTMNRFVLFYDGTESIQVADYRLDPNSMVDLAGGEEIVFTAGNVGAKLLVLEGEPINEPVAAYGPFVMNTERELQEAFQEYRVTEFGGWPWGDKESDLVNEKDAPRFASYDFGKVIDEPGK, from the coding sequence ATGAAAATTAAAAATATTTCCAAAATTGAAGGTCGCTTACCAATCCGCGATCCCTATATTATGGGTGCCTACCATTTCGATCAGTACCCTGAAGGAAATGGTAAATTAGGTCCAAATGCATCTTTGGAAGGCAGAGAGTTAGGTCAGGACTTTGATCGATCAAATAACTGGCGGATGTACCATGGAGAAACTATCCCTGGTTTCCCACACCACCCGCATCGTGGATTTGAAATCGTAACGATCATTCCCGAAGGCTATGCAGACCACTTCGACTCTAAAGGATCGAAAGGAAGATATGGTCAAGGAGATGTACAATTAATGAGTGCAGGATCCGGTGTTCTTCATGCAGAAATGTTCCCTCTGGTACACGATGACAAACCAAATCCATTACGCCTATTTCAAATATGGTTGAACTTGCCTGGAAAAAATAAATTGACCCCACCCAATTATAAAATGTTGTGGCATGAAGAAATACCAACGGGCGTATTTGAGCAAGAAAACGGAAAGGTGATCATTAAAGCAATTTTAGGCACATACGAAGGCATACAAGCCCAAGAGCCCCTTGAACATTCTTGGGCAAAGGATCCCCAAAATCATGTGGGAATTGCGTTGATCGACATGGAGGCTCATACGACATTTACCTTGCCGGCAGTTTCCGATACCATGAATAGATTTGTGCTGTTCTATGACGGAACGGAAAGTATACAGGTAGCAGACTATAGATTAGATCCAAACAGTATGGTTGATTTAGCCGGTGGTGAAGAGATCGTATTTACAGCAGGCAATGTGGGCGCAAAACTCTTGGTTCTAGAGGGCGAACCCATCAATGAACCAGTTGCTGCTTATGGACCGTTTGTTATGAATACTGAAAGGGAATTGCAGGAAGCCTTTCAAGAATATCGGGTAACTGAATTTGGCGGTTGGCCATGGGGGGATAAAGAATCGGATTTGGTAAATGAAAAAGATGCACCACGGTTTGCGAGCTATGATTTTGGAAAGGTAATAGATGAACCTGGTAAATAA
- a CDS encoding ChbG/HpnK family deacetylase: MERIIAFIYLILLLPVALNAQQKPRLIVRADDLGSFASANQAILLTVDQGITTSVELMMNCPWTPEALNLLKDYPNLDVGVHLMITSEWDNYKWRPLTQAPSITDSLGFFYSFINPNPLAPGRAIQEHVWNLADIEREFRAQIEMAKATVPQVSHISTHILCGIWDEDVKTMLDRLAKEYKLPQDFDYNIELFPMDPFDKSADLQTKISRFIDALELLEPTKTYLFVEHPGLDVDEMETVGHEGYRNVRKDRSDITKILTHPEVRQKIKDLGIELVDFKQAGLK, from the coding sequence ATGGAAAGGATAATAGCTTTCATTTATCTTATACTCCTCCTACCTGTGGCGTTAAATGCGCAACAAAAGCCTAGATTGATTGTCAGGGCAGATGATTTGGGATCTTTTGCTTCCGCAAATCAAGCTATTCTTTTGACCGTAGATCAAGGAATTACGACATCGGTAGAATTGATGATGAATTGCCCCTGGACGCCTGAGGCGCTCAACCTATTGAAAGATTATCCAAATCTTGACGTTGGTGTCCACCTTATGATCACCAGTGAGTGGGACAATTACAAATGGAGGCCACTGACGCAGGCTCCTAGTATTACGGATTCCTTAGGGTTTTTTTATTCCTTTATAAATCCCAACCCTTTAGCACCTGGACGTGCAATTCAGGAACATGTATGGAATTTAGCTGACATTGAACGGGAATTTAGAGCACAGATTGAAATGGCGAAAGCGACAGTGCCTCAGGTTTCTCACATCTCCACACATATATTATGTGGTATATGGGATGAGGATGTGAAGACCATGTTGGATCGATTGGCTAAGGAATACAAGCTTCCTCAAGATTTTGATTATAACATTGAACTCTTTCCGATGGATCCATTTGATAAATCAGCTGATTTACAGACAAAAATTTCTAGGTTTATAGACGCTTTGGAGCTTCTTGAACCTACAAAGACGTACTTGTTTGTGGAACATCCGGGGCTGGATGTCGATGAAATGGAGACAGTTGGCCATGAAGGGTACAGAAATGTCCGTAAAGATCGAAGCGACATCACGAAAATATTAACCCATCCTGAGGTCCGGCAGAAAATAAAGGATTTAGGCATTGAACTTGTCGATTTTAAACAAGCGGGTTTAAAATAG
- a CDS encoding TolC family protein, which translates to MKNILIIIAFLITVFPGKAQQLSIEQLWGKGFESAQQRQKATQVSIQEEQLNVRRSERFPIIYGDVNLQRNLIIPTTPVPAIAFDPNAQEGAIIPLKFSTKWNAKAGLQLEWDLFNPTQRQQRAEDELNLQRARIESQQDYTDWKKNATLAYASVVLATQQYQSSLQDSAIYAEILTTTALRYESGRISSEENRLAQQELERKIITMYQAWQVLQESNAELANYVLTDSIRFLSSDITEIQRLVGNGSDSSYTQQLIEIDRKVAEVQLKGIKRQLLPTLSLNGYLGSQFFSNDFNIVDKDSWYGHSFTNVALKIPITAYFSNGASIRKAGLQEKIYRLQLEEEISKENNDRLKKNAKVQFFQKQRIGLQKILELAERNKNEKRSAYDAGRILISDLNKAYSEFLKAQQDVLQAEYDLLEAQLL; encoded by the coding sequence ATGAAAAACATCCTAATTATCATAGCCTTTTTAATTACGGTATTTCCGGGCAAAGCACAACAATTGAGCATCGAACAGCTGTGGGGAAAGGGATTTGAATCTGCTCAACAGCGACAGAAGGCCACCCAAGTTTCCATCCAGGAGGAACAGCTTAACGTACGCCGATCGGAACGATTTCCTATTATCTACGGAGATGTGAATCTACAGCGTAATTTAATTATCCCTACCACTCCTGTCCCAGCGATCGCCTTTGACCCCAATGCGCAAGAAGGCGCAATCATCCCGTTAAAATTTTCGACCAAATGGAATGCAAAAGCAGGATTGCAGTTGGAATGGGATCTTTTCAACCCTACCCAAAGGCAGCAACGAGCAGAAGATGAACTCAATTTACAGCGTGCAAGAATTGAAAGCCAACAGGATTACACAGATTGGAAAAAAAATGCAACACTTGCCTACGCTTCAGTGGTTCTAGCAACGCAACAGTACCAATCCAGCCTTCAGGACTCAGCGATTTATGCAGAAATCTTAACGACAACAGCGCTCCGTTATGAGTCAGGACGAATATCTTCGGAGGAAAATAGATTAGCACAACAGGAGTTGGAGCGAAAAATCATCACCATGTATCAAGCTTGGCAGGTATTGCAGGAATCAAACGCCGAACTCGCAAATTATGTCCTAACTGACAGTATTCGCTTTTTAAGTTCCGATATTACAGAAATCCAGAGGTTAGTCGGAAATGGATCGGACAGTTCGTATACCCAACAATTAATTGAAATAGATAGAAAAGTCGCCGAAGTGCAATTAAAAGGAATAAAACGCCAACTACTCCCCACTTTAAGCTTGAACGGCTATTTGGGTAGTCAATTCTTCAGCAATGACTTCAATATTGTGGATAAAGACAGCTGGTATGGACACAGCTTTACCAATGTAGCACTAAAGATCCCGATTACGGCTTATTTCAGTAATGGCGCTTCGATTCGAAAAGCAGGGTTACAGGAAAAAATTTACAGACTGCAGCTGGAGGAGGAAATCAGCAAGGAAAATAATGACCGCCTTAAGAAAAACGCAAAAGTTCAATTTTTCCAAAAACAACGGATTGGCTTGCAAAAAATTCTTGAATTAGCCGAACGGAATAAAAATGAAAAAAGAAGTGCTTACGATGCTGGAAGAATATTAATTTCTGATCTCAATAAAGCATATAGCGAATTTTTAAAAGCACAGCAGGATGTATTACAAGCCGAATACGACCTATTGGAGGCGCAACTGCTGTAA
- a CDS encoding DNA alkylation repair protein yields MLSQKVNTILHELESLGNEKLKAQNIKRGAGHNQFGVKMGDIRKIAGKIKKDHALGLALWETNQMEARFLACLILDPKLLSNKELTAMVSSENYAYVVDWLYNYIIKDYADKQTLRTEWFTADNLMLQRLAWSLISGNVTRNPDLENIPELLNTIENEMGQAPYDLQWTMNTALAQIGIKHPEFRERALTIGHKLGVLKDYPVSKGCTSPFAPIWIEEIVKRESN; encoded by the coding sequence ATGCTTAGTCAAAAGGTTAACACAATACTTCATGAGCTTGAATCTCTCGGGAATGAAAAATTAAAAGCGCAAAATATTAAACGCGGCGCTGGGCACAATCAATTTGGTGTTAAGATGGGCGACATACGAAAAATCGCGGGGAAAATAAAAAAAGATCATGCTTTAGGTCTCGCACTCTGGGAAACCAATCAAATGGAAGCTCGATTTTTGGCCTGTTTAATTTTGGACCCGAAACTATTGTCCAACAAGGAATTGACAGCCATGGTTTCATCGGAAAATTATGCGTATGTAGTGGATTGGTTGTATAATTACATCATTAAAGATTATGCAGATAAACAAACCTTACGGACCGAGTGGTTTACCGCCGATAATCTAATGCTTCAACGCCTTGCATGGAGTCTCATCAGTGGCAATGTAACAAGAAACCCTGATCTAGAGAACATCCCTGAACTTTTGAATACCATAGAGAATGAGATGGGGCAAGCACCTTATGACTTGCAATGGACCATGAATACTGCATTGGCGCAAATCGGCATCAAACATCCGGAATTTCGGGAACGAGCATTAACTATAGGGCACAAATTAGGTGTATTGAAAGATTATCCCGTTTCAAAGGGATGTACTTCCCCTTTTGCACCTATTTGGATTGAGGAAATAGTAAAGAGAGAATCGAATTAA
- a CDS encoding alpha/beta fold hydrolase, translating to MTNQQTQKMKYLEKLIGKISVYASFIFLFLGFIQLLSAQELHDGIKVEKIGNGNKNIILLPGFGSSGDVWNKTIDDLGKDYTFFKLTFPGFAGVPAEGDPNYNAWTKAVIGLIKKSKIENPTLIGHSMGGLMALTIAAEEPKLIQKIVVVDAVPCLIALSNPAFKADPNTDCSAMVAQINAMSADQFKNMQTQAVKTLVRDTVHQNLVLDWTLKSDRNTFGKMYCNFSQIDLRDSLTTISAPALILMNSGFKTIGSSIDEQYRGLTNKSIRYADHSLHFIMYDAEDWYLEQLKSFL from the coding sequence ATGACAAATCAACAAACGCAAAAAATGAAATATTTAGAAAAATTAATAGGAAAAATTAGCGTGTATGCAAGCTTCATCTTCTTGTTTTTAGGCTTTATCCAACTTTTGTCTGCACAAGAGCTACACGACGGAATCAAAGTGGAAAAAATTGGGAATGGTAACAAAAATATAATCTTACTACCTGGATTTGGCAGTTCAGGTGATGTCTGGAACAAAACAATCGATGACTTGGGAAAAGATTATACCTTTTTCAAATTAACATTCCCCGGTTTTGCAGGTGTTCCAGCTGAAGGAGACCCAAATTACAATGCATGGACAAAGGCCGTAATCGGACTGATTAAAAAGTCTAAAATTGAAAACCCAACACTTATCGGGCATAGTATGGGAGGATTGATGGCACTAACCATTGCTGCTGAGGAACCTAAGTTGATACAAAAGATTGTTGTCGTAGATGCTGTCCCATGCCTCATTGCCTTATCAAATCCTGCATTCAAAGCTGATCCAAACACCGATTGCTCTGCTATGGTTGCACAGATAAATGCAATGTCGGCCGATCAATTCAAGAATATGCAAACGCAAGCTGTGAAAACATTGGTGCGCGACACTGTTCATCAGAATTTAGTTCTAGATTGGACTTTAAAATCGGACCGCAATACATTTGGCAAAATGTACTGTAACTTTTCCCAGATTGATTTAAGAGACAGTTTAACAACCATAAGCGCTCCTGCATTAATTCTGATGAATTCTGGTTTTAAAACAATTGGATCCTCGATTGATGAACAATACAGAGGCTTGACCAATAAATCGATTCGCTATGCGGACCACAGTCTTCATTTTATCATGTATGATGCAGAAGATTGGTATCTGGAACAATTGAAAAGTTTCTTGTAA